From a single Nicotiana tabacum cultivar K326 chromosome 8, ASM71507v2, whole genome shotgun sequence genomic region:
- the LOC107828083 gene encoding uncharacterized protein LOC107828083, which translates to MQYPQAAAAPDRACAHNLVVGRSICFSPKIIICRNRQPAINFNSTKLSSALPSSGLRSISISRPANHSATRASSTSSSSSSSFSCSSSPWDEKPYQVLSSGKIVYLDEQDVVTFLDPPKELIPLDPASYNPASYLWKKIGDIPEERRHRLLSLLNPRLISQAWEIAGTRYNNSKLVQKSASSLLAIGDTETVAEIWKCRTSGGPLQIAWLNFFKKVVFRTGDGRTYGRLISESVFSGLSNSFYPLYFTVSELKEVMSTEQPCDLAYEFKDGILDLPDFPRGFPKPAEHPWPFNDEIVIYIRHVGPGVMVGQAWQEGKALQQVPKKLCSEILMVKESGCSFVQQVQLNSDSSDT; encoded by the exons ATGCAGTATCCTCAGGCAGCAGCTGCCCCCGATAGGGCGTGCGCCCATAACCTCGTGGTCGGGCGATCAATCTGCTTCTCCCCCAAAATAATCATTTGTCGAAATCGACAGCCAGCCATCAATTTCAATTCCACAAAGTTGAGCTCAGCACTTCCGTCCAGCGGTTTGAGGTCTATATCAATATCGCGTCCGGCAAACCACAGCGCTACACGAGCAAGTTCAACATCTTCTTCGTCATCGTCTTCATTCTCCTGCTCATCCTCACCGTGGGATGAAAAACCCTACCAAGTTTTATCGAGTGGCAAGATAGTCTACTTGGACGAACAGGATGTTGTCACCTTCCTTGACCCTCCCAAAGAGCTTATTCCTTTAGACCCTGCTTCTTATAATCCCGCTTCTTATCTTTG GAAGAAAATTGGGGATATTCCCGAGGAAAGGCGGCACAGGCTATTGTCCTTGCTTAACCCAAG GTTGATATCACAAGCTTGGGAGATTGCTGGCACACGATACAATAATTCGAAGCTGGTACAGAAAAGTGCATCTAGCTTGCTAGCAATCGGAGATACTGAAACAGTTGCTGAAATTTGGAAGTGCCGGACGAGTGGAG GGCCACTGCAGATTGCCTGGTTAAACTTCTTCAAAAAG GTTGTATTTCGCACTGGTGATGGGAGGACATACGGGCGACTCATTA GCGAATCAGTTTTCTCTGGGCTCTCAAATTCATTTTATCCTCTGTACTTTACGGTTAGTGAACTCAAAGAAGTGATGTCAACAGAACAGCCTTGTGATTTAGCATATGAATTCAAAGATGGAATCTTGGATCTCCCTGATTTTCCTCGTGGTTTCCCTAAGCCAG CTGAGCATCCATGGCCCTTTAACGATGAGATCGTCATATACATACGCCATGTGGGACCAGGAGTGATGGTAGGGCAAGCCTGGCAAGAAGGAAAAGCATTGCAACAAGTGCCTAAGAAGCTATGCAGTGAAATCTTGATGGTGAAAGA AAGCGGGTGCAGCTTTGTACAACAGGTTCAACTGAATTCAGATAGTTCCGACACCTAA